The following proteins are co-located in the Ictalurus punctatus breed USDA103 chromosome 14, Coco_2.0, whole genome shotgun sequence genome:
- the nudcd2 gene encoding nudC domain-containing protein 2 has translation MSVHFEERSGVVPCKTPWGSWYQTMEEMFIEVNVPPGTSSKDIKCSLGSKHVELNVKGKEIFRGKLFGTTVGDEATWTLEDKKLIRIVLMKTNREAGNCWTSLLEDQYAADPWLQDQMQRKLTLERFQRENPGFDFSGAEISGNFHSGGPDFSSLQK, from the exons ATGTCGGTGCACTTTGAGGAGAGGAGCGGTGTGGTTCCGTGTAAAACTCCCTGGGGTTCCTGGTACCAGACCATGGAGGAGATGTTTATAGAGGTTAATGTACCTCCTGGAACATCCAGCAAAGACATCAAGTGCAGCCTCGGCAGCAAACACGTAGAGCTCAAcgtgaaaggaaaggaaatatTCAGG GGAAAGTTGTTCGGAACGACGGTTGGCGACGAAGCAACATGGACACTGG AGGACAAAAAGCTGATCAGGATAGTTCTGATGAAGACGAACCGCGAGGCGGGAAACTGCTGGACGTCGCTGTTGGAGGACCAGTACGCTGCTGACCCATGGCTACAGGACCAGATGCAGAGGAAACTCACCTTGGAGAGGTTCCAGAGAGAG AATCCTGGGTTTGATTTCAGCGGTGCAGAAATCTCTGGAAACTTCCACAGTGGTGGACCGGATTTCAGCAGTTTACAGAAATAA
- the ccng1 gene encoding cyclin-G1 codes for MLDTVSGAEAPPFALQLKALLEQEFRCQPKLCGLRVLESAHDNGVRMTVKMRDFEVKDLLSLTRFFGFSAETFSLAVSLLDRFLSLMKIQPKHLSCVGLCCFYIAVKTSEEEKNVPLASDLIRISQNRFTVSDMIRMEKIVLEKLYWKVKAPTALHFLRLFHSQIQEKVDADSKKILNIERLEAQLKACHCSFAFTKLRPSLVALALLAREVEEQHESESVEALRDAVKDLLHQLTIKDGDLVCVRELVSKCLIEYSATKCWKPNSQRLRWIISGRTARQLKHSYYKITHLPTIPESTS; via the exons ATGCTTGACACAGTGAGTGGGGCAGAAGCTCCACCCTTCGCGCTCCAGCTGAAGGCTCTTCTAGAGCAGGAGTTCCGGTGTCAACCTAAACTGTGTGGCTTGCGTGTCCTGGAGTCGGCCCATGACAACGGTGTGAGGATGACTGTGAAGATGAGGGACTTTGAGGTGAAAGATCTACTCTCTCTGACTCGCTTCTTCGGGTTCAGCGCAGAGACGTTCTCCCTTGCCGTGAGCCTCCTGGACCGCTTTCTGTCTTTGATGAAG ATCCAGCCCAAACATCTGTCCTGTGTCGGCCTTTGCTGCTTCTACATTGCCGTGAAGACCTCTGAGGAGGAAAAGAACGTTCCTCTGGCTAGCGATCTGATCCGAATCAGCCAGAACCGCTTCACTGTTTCGGACATGATAAGGATGGAGAAGATCGTCCTGGAAAAGCTCTACTGGAAGGTTAAAGCTCCTACGGCACTGCATTTCCTCCGACTGTTTCACAGCCAAATCCAGGAGAAAGTGGATGCTGACAG taaaaagaTTCTGAACATTGAGAGGCTTGAGGCTCAGCTGAAGGCCTGTCACTGCTCCTTCGCATTCACAAAGCTAAGG cCTTCATTGGTCGCGCTTGCTCTGCTGGCACGTGAGGTCGAGGAGCAGCACGAGTCCGAGTCAGTAGAAGCTCTGAGAGATGCAGTGAAGGATCTTCTGCACCAACTGACT ATTAAAGATGGggatttggtgtgtgtgagagagcttGTCTCCAAGTGCCTGATTGAATATTCTGCCACCAAGTGTTGGAAGCCCAACAGCCAGAGACTGCGCTGGATCATTTCAGGACGAACCGCACGACAGCTGAAGCACAGCTACTACAAGATCACGCATCTACCCACAATCCCAGAATCCACCtcttaa